In Saccopteryx leptura isolate mSacLep1 chromosome 9, mSacLep1_pri_phased_curated, whole genome shotgun sequence, the genomic window GTAGAAACAATTCCTGGACAGGTATTGCAGAAGGTAGCTCACAGATAGTGAATTGACGGGCaggtgaggaggaaggagaggtggcttAGACAAGGGTGAGGGGAaatcctcatctctctctgcagaCCTTCTCAGGCATTATTATTGATGAGATGGCACACCCAAGCTGTGGGGGGAAGCTGGTCCTGCCAAGAGATGGCACTGGGCTGGCAATGCAGGCCCACGAAGATGGTTCCCGTGTCTGGACTCTGAGAGACGCCCTGCCCAGTCGTGGGTTTCCTGGGCTGAGATGTCCTCCTGACCTTCTGAACCATGAGCTCTATTTTTATGCATCTTCGgctccccagtgcccagcacagtgctggCCCTTGgaagttgttgaatgaatgaacgtgCCTGGGTCGCCTACTGGGCTGTGACCTCCAATCCGGAAGGGATCATTTTTGAGATCACTACAATATTTCCCCTACCTATCCTTCCCCGGTGCCCAGCGGGTGACGATTAGACTAATCCCTTTCTCCTTCTAGATGTTCTCAGCTCAAACCCATGGTCCCATGGGTCACACTGAGGCCCCTAGTGCTCCTTACGGTTTGAGTGATGAAGACCCCACTAACCTACAAGCTGGGAGGGACTCTCTCCACTGGTTatgtccagcccccccccccctttttccctTTCTGAATGGTGACAGCATTCAGAAAAGCCACCTGAGACTGGACTAGTCTCACTTTCCTCTGTCCTTCTCTgcctgctctccccacccccagcccatggAATCTGGCTGGTCCATGTGCAAGGCGTCTGGCCcggccgtgagcagcgcgtctggcCCCAGGGAGAGGTGGGGTGAACCTACAGCTACAGCTACACGGCTATAAATAGGCAGCCTCCAGTGGCTTCTCACTCAGCCCCCTTTCTCCGGCACAGACAGCACGGGAGCCTCTTGGACACCTGGACCATGGACCCCAGGGAATGCTCCTGTATGTCTGGTGAGTGAGGATGCCCACCCTTGGGCTTTGGGACCTTGTCCCAGCTTCCTCCAGGGAGCCTGTGAGTGTCTGGTGAATGCTTCTCTTCCTGCAGTTAGGAGCCGTCAGTGGTGTTTGTTTCAGACTGGAGACCCCTGGGGCCGCTCTTACCCTCTGTTGGCCACCAGCCTGATTTGCTGGGATCGATAACCTGGTCTGGAATGACTGTGGGGGGACTCAGCAGCAGGCCCTTAAGGGCTGCCACCAGGACAGGGGAAGAGCTCCAACCCAGACCCTGGCAAGGTGCTCTCAGTCTGTTatagcctgtttcctcatcagaACACAAGTCACTCATCCCCCACTGCCCGTCTCCCAGGGAAGCTGTGAAAGTGCTAGAATTATATGTCAGGGGAGCCATTAGAAGTGTGTGTGGACTCCCAAGGCTCTGAAACCGCTTAATTCCATAGAAGCATGTTGGCTGAGAGGAGAGGGTTTTATGAGCCATACTGAGTTTTATGGTCTTGAGACATGGTATGAAGATATCTCACAAGCCTCCATGGTCCTTAACAGGACTTGTCTGTACCAAAACCTGCCAAAGAGACAGAAGCGTCCAGCATCTTGAAATCCAAAATGATAGGtaggatgatttcttttttttttggtattattccaaagtgagaagcggggcagcagatagacagactccctgtATGCGCCCAACCAGAATCTACTTGGtgtgctcaccagggggcgatgctctgcccatctggggcgttgctccattgcaacaggagctattctagcgcctgaggcagaagccatggagccgtcctcagcgcccagggcaactttgctccagtggagccttggctgctggaggggaagagagagacagagaggaaggagagggggaggggtggagaagcagatgggcgcttctcttgtgtgccctgaccgggaatcaaacctgggacttctacatgccgggccgatgctctactgctgagccaaccagccagggccttaggatgatttttttgtttaagtgTAGATGGTTTTTATGATACAGAAACAGCAATGCCTGTGGCTGTCCCTTTGGATTTGTCTATGCCCTTTGCTCTCCCTCCTAACCATTCAAGCTTCCCATGTTGCCTGGCACCTGAAAACGTGGAGGAGGGTACAAAAGACTTCAACAGTTCCTGGGAGCATTGGTCTTGGTGGAATTGGCCTAGTCCAGTGGGTCCCAAACCTGATTCTACAGCAGAATCATctgtgttgctttttaaaaactccatctccctttccccacccAGACCTGTGAGTCAGCGGATCTCAGTGGTTGGCCCCAGGAATCAATCTAGATGTTTAATGAGGATGCTGAGGCAGCTGCTCTGGTTTCCATGGGTGGACCATGATTGGGAACCCCTGGACAATCCTCGCCACTTGGGATGATGGTCGGCAGCATCTTCACCCTCTCGCCCAGCCACTGCCGTGGGACAATCCAGAAACCCTGCCACCGCGGCGGTTGTGCAGCACACCTTGGGTTCCCCGCTCTGCCTTGGTCCTCACATGTGTGGCTCTGTCCTCTCTTCTAGGAGGAATCTGCATCTGTGGAGATGACTGCAAATGCACAACCTGCAGCTGCAAAACATGTCGAAAAAGTGAGTCAGGTGACCGGGGAGCCGGGGGCCAGCAGCTAAGGAAGTATATTCCCTCCGTCCTCAACCCTCCAGCCACGGCGGGGAGGAGGGAGGTCTGGGTGTCTTCTACCCACTTGGGAGCCATCCGAACTGAGAGCTGTGCCCCCCAGGGCTGCTGTCCTCCTGGGTGAGGGCATCCACAGTGTCCCAGGTGTTGGGAGTAGGAAGAGGACTGAGAGAAGGGTCCAGCCTGCCCAGTGGTGAAGGGAAGAGAACACTGGCCAGCAGTCAGGAGCTCTGGGTTTTGATCTCAGACCAGCCACTGTCTGACAATCTCGGGCAAACCGCTCCCCTCCCCTGGGCCTCTGATAGACGTGGCACGGTCTCTGAGAGCCCTTCCAGCCTCAACATCCCACAACGTACAGtccaagagcttttttttttttttttttttttcccagagacagagagagagtcagagagagggatagagacagacagacaggaaaggagagagatgagaagcatcaatcatcagtttttcgttgcgataccttagtgtTCAAttattgctttcacatatgtgccttgaccgcggtccttcagcagaccgagtgaccctttgctcgagccagcgaccttgggtccaagctggtgagctttgctcaaaccagatgagcccgcgctcaagaagGCGACCTcatggtcttgaacctgggtcctcagcatcccagtccgacactctatccactgtgccaccgcctggtcaggctccaagagCTTTTGTGACTGTGGATTGGAGCCTGTGGCAGGCTTTTCTCTTCCTACTTCCCCTAAGTGGCGAGAAGGGAAGCGGTAAGGGAGCAGTGTGGGCCCAAAGCTGATCTGTCCATGTCCTGACCCTTCCAGGTTGCTGTTCCTGCTGCCCCCCGGGCTGTGCCAAGTGTGCCCGGGGCTGCATCTGCAAAGGAGGCTCAGACAAGTGCAGCTGCTGCCACTGAAATGCACCCACCATGCTGAGGGTGAGGCCGGGAAGCGTCTGTACAGTGACTTAGTTAAAATGATTGTGCCTTTTCTATATTTGCCCCAGTGAGGTGTTGGGACATTCGTGTAAAGTCTTGGAGCAATAAAATTTTCACTCATGGTTGTCTGGTGGTCAGAGCACTGATTTACTCTAACCCAGAAGGCCCAAGAACGTCTGACTCGCCTGCAGATGCAGTGGTTGCCAGCCTGCACCCCTTCTGCGCATGACAACTAAAGGCATGCTCATACAAGCTCTGCCTATGGGATTTCTCCTGAtgtctgaactttttttttattagagaaagggagagagaaacagacaaaaagagagagagatgagaagcatcaacttgtaattgcttcactttagctgttctttgattgcttctcatatatgccttgaccagggtttccagccagtgaccttgggctcaagccagcaaccttaggcttcaagccagcgaccatgggatcatgtaatgatcccatgctcaatctgacgaccccgcactcaagctggtgagcctgcgctcaaaccagcaaccttggggctttgaacctggatcctcagcatcccaggtcaacactctatcccaggcgtggccaacaggttttgtccccgggccagattagaaagaaaacatttctcacGGGCCaggtgaaatattaaaattaaaaagtgttaaatacaaaaacgattcatttaagtaaacaaaattttattatgtaatttgtttatgaataaatgttagtgagtgaaaaaaaatttaatatacaatattattttatttatttatttatttatttatttatttatttatttattttgtatttttctgaagctggaacagggaggcagtcagacagactcctgcatgcgcctgaccaggatccactggcatgcccactagggggcgatgctctgcccatctggggcattgctctgttgcaaccagcgccattctagcacctgaggcagaggccacagagccatcctcagtgcccgggccaactttgctccaacggagccttggctgcgggagagaaagagagagacagagaggaaggagagggggaggggtggagaagcagatgggcacttctcctgtgtgccctggccgggaatcgaacccaggactcctgcacgccaggccgatgctctaccactgagccaaccagccagggataatatacaatattattttaataaaaatataattacataccatataactatccaaactgtatcgcaatcaatcgaaataatatttaattaatagaatgagcttgaaggggttatatcacaaataaaacaattatttcgttttacaaactgcctggacacgttttcagttagcaactgcagctattgtctatgctacaatgccacttgactcagcacacttgaccacaaaaataatgaattgtttgaccttgggtgcacactggcaaactccacctaaaagaatgtgggtttcacatcgccattaaacgtcaaacagttcatattgagtacagaccagtacaaaagttgtaaatatttataatggaatattttttaaaaaataaagaagtatcacgaatccattcgaccaattattggaagttaaccctagattagtcacacgcggaattcttttccgcatatcactatcttcttaaatatctcaatttccaataatcaaagacacttccgcttctgagtagctgagattttaaagtagcagagaatattaaaaatttaatcgcgggccacataaactcattacatgggCCGGAtccggcctgcgggccgtatgttggccatgcctgctctatctactgtgccaccaccagtgagGTGCCTGAACTTTCTTGATGCAAATACAGGGTAGCGGGGAGGACTGGGTAGTCAAGCCCACTGGGAACAACCTTTAACCGATGACAAACAGGAATTAGTAGATAAAATAAATACCCCCAGTATCTTGACCCTAACGGTGGGACAAATCGTTGACCTGGACCATATCGTCCCCCAGAGTCCCCAGCAGAGTTGAGCCCCAGCTGACCACTGCAGTAACCTGCCCATTAACATTAACGTCCTATTGGCTTCCTTCCACCTCTGCCTCACTTCTCCATCCTCTTATTATTGCTTCCTGGGGTCCCCACCCAAAGAAACTACTTGTACAGGATCTGCTTTGGGAGTATCAAAGCCTATCTCAGCCAGGCTCTCCTGGCATAGTGTTGTTAATGGTGCTGTTGAAGGGACTTCAGCATTGAATCAGCCGTGAACAGCTAGGAGGTCTGTGAGGATCTCATGGAAATCCTCAAGGTCTAGGACTAAGGGCATTAGCTTCCCTGGTTTGGTTATTTGAGCCAACCTAGAGGACAGGTTAACAGGGCAGATGTGAAGCGGGAGAAACTGGTTCTGCTCATTCATTAAAGCTTCTCCATTTCACAGAAATCAATGTAAAGAGAAAATGAGGTTTTATTATTTCTCCCAGACAGCCGAGGGGCAGCTCAGAGCTCTCACTACCCCAGCACGATTCCAATGAAGTTTCGTGACATGTGCACCCTCTATGCACCTCTTAGAATGCACCAGCCACTGTGCTGAGCATCTTACACACGTGCTCCCATTCAAGGCCTACAATAACTCTGGAGAAGGGTGGGTTGTCTAGGAAcacttgattattttaaaattagttatttttaaataggtcCACCTACCCAATCTACAAAACACGAAAGATACAAAGGGTGTGAGTCTCCTGTCACCAATGACAAACAGGAGTGTCCTCTGTGCCCGGTTCCTCCTCCCTAAGACTACTATAGTGATGGAACCTCCCAGGGATAGCCCGGGCCTGTACAAGTGTGTACGACACATAGCatctcgcacacacacacacacacacacacacacacacagggcagtgCCCCTTATATCCTGGGAACCTTGGCAAGTGGTTTCCCTTATATAGGAAGTGCTTTGCCAAGTTCAATTTTTTCCaccaaaaagaaaatgtgaaagaaaaatttttaaaaattaaactttcaaaaaataaatggacaaaacaagaaaaaaaatgaatgaaacaaatagtttaaaaaatagggGGGATAAGGCAAAAAATCACTGCCATAGTAGAGCTGCCGATGGCAATTGAGGCTGTGACAAAGTTTTTCGGTCTTTTTCAAGGCCCACTGAGCGTAGCGCTGCACCTGGGACCATGCAGCGCAGGGATTGTAAACCCGTCTGAGAACTTGTCATTCAACAACAGCAATGAAGCTTCCTCTCCCTAAAAACACACATACCAATACCCTCACTCAATTTTACATGTCGTCGTGAGAAATTCACAGGCCCCCGAAGCCATCTCTCGGTTAAAAATCGATGGTTCATGGGATCTCTTACTTAAAAGAATCAAGTAGTCTAAAAATAGGTTAAAATATTGAACACTCACTACCTGTCAGCACTGGGTCCAACATCTCCCACGCATTATTTTCATTCAATTGTTACAAAATGACCCCATTTCACCGGTAGGGATACCAAGGCACACAGAGGTAAGGCATGTTTTCAGTCGATCATCTTGAGTCAAAGTCTGGGGTAGGCTCTTTACGGCTATAATTGCTGATATTTGGAACAACCCTGCAGGCTGGGAACTACTATCTGCTTtctacaggtggggaaactgagactcagagaagacCCCAATTCCGACAGAGCCGTCTGAGAAAGAAGCGTGAAGACCATGTGGGAAGATgaaccaggggtgggggagtggaagTGAAACATAAGCAGACTGGTTACCCATGACCTTGAACTTAAGCAGAGGAAACACCAAGGAAACAATTTGagatcaagaaaaagaagagcttTCTCACGGCCAAGCTTCCTGGAGCAGGAAAGTGCTGAGTCAGAAGGCTGACACACCATGGATTGTGTTCCTGTGTTGCCTAAGGAAGACAATGGAGACCTCGGACAGGCTGGGACATAATCTGCACCTGATCAGGACATATTCCAACTTGGATAGAGACCAGAGGAGGGCttgatggggaaagagaaatGGAGCCCAGGTCACAGGTTGAGGAAGGAAGTTGCTTGTATAGCCTGCAGGGGGTGCTCCAGTCCCAGAGGCAGCTGGAGTAGGAAGTACTTGGAGCTCTTGGAGACTGTACCAGGGTTAAGGAGGCTGTTCCTGCCTCAGTCCGGCTGGATTATGGACCCAGACCCCTCAGACATCATGCTGGGAAGATCAATCAGAACAAGCCATAGGTGTAAAAGGCCTAAACAATGTTTAAACCACCCAGATTCACAGGACATAAGGCTTCTAAAATAATTCGGCATTGTACATCAATGaaccatgaaaatgttttttgCCCATTTGACCCAATAGTTTCAGTTCTGGAAATCTATTCTAAGTAATTCATCATGAATTCAGGGAGCGGGGAGAAGCCTCACAAAATGGTTCATTGCGGGTACTATTTATAATTGTGAGAACTGAAAACAAGCACAAGTCCAGGTCTATGAAATTGTTCAAGTAAGCCTGGCCCACGCACATGATAGGATATGACACAGCCACTAAAAATGCACAGGAAATGATTACGATCACAATCTTAGACAAATAAGCAAGCTTCACCCATAAAAGACAtggttgcattaaaaaaaatctaaagcagATTATAGGCTACAAATTAGttatgcaataattttttttctaaaaagaagcCATATAGAATACAAAATGTTAactaaaatgttaacagtggttGTGTTCAAACTGtagatatttttccttctttctatttttctgacttttccaAAATTTACTGACATAGCTttcattaaaataagtaaatactgtttgaaaagaaaaaaaaatgtatactttgagtcagaaattctactttaaaaaatgtctcctagggaaaaaaaaatcataaatgtacATACACAAAAGCCACCAAGATGTTGACCAGAGCATGGATTAGAAGAGGGGAGATTTGAAAACAGCAAAAACGTCTCAAAGTCAGAGACTGGTTAAATAGACTGTGAGATTAatctactaaaataaaattatagaaataaaactacTTTCAGGGGCAGATATTTATAATCTACTGATACATATGGGGAGAAGTCATTTATAAATCAGTGTATACTGTAAGCTTCTatttgaaaagtaaagaaaatagaaaagaaggggcctggcccggtagctcagttggctagagtgtcatttcagtacaccaaggttgcaggttcaattctgggtcaggtcacacacaagaatcaaccaatgaatgcagaaataagtgaagcaacaaactgatctctctcaaatcactaacaacaacaaaggacaaaaaaaagaaagaagagtgggAGGGAACTAGAGCCGAGTGTTTTTTAATCTGAGGCACACATGACCTGAACCGtgcaatttactttttttttttttttttttgtatttttccgaagttggaaacagggaggcagtcagacagactcccgcatgcgcccaacccggatccacccagcatgcccaccagggggtgatgctctgcccatcttggggcatagctctgccacaattagagccattctagtgcctgaggcagaggccacagagccatcctcagcgcctgggaaaactttgctccaatggagccttggctgcaggaggggaagagagagacagagaggaaggagagggggaggggtggagaagcagatgggtgcttctcctgtgtgccctggccgggaatcgaacccgggactcctgcacgccaggctgacgctctaccactgagcaaaccggccagggcctgcaatttACTTTTGAAGACAAGGGAAGGACTGCATACTTGACAGTGAATCCACCTTGGAAAATTTTGGCCACGTGACTACACTAGGCTAACCTgtggctccttcctctctgtgcccAGCCTCACCACCCTCCTCCCCAGGCGAGTGTTCTCacttgctttctcatgtgtcagCCCCCAAACACCTTTGTCAAGGAGGCGGGGCCAGCCTGGACTATCCACGTTTGACAGAAGATAAGGCAGAGGTCCAAAGATGCACGCTGGCGATAAGGCAGAGGTTGGAAAGCCAGCTTTCTGATTCTCCGGACTCCCTTCCCCACACGTTTGGGTTGTTAAAAATCATCTTGGAGTTGTTCTAGGATAAAATGaagcagggtttctcaacctcagcaccgGGACCTTCGGaaggttctatggaaagtaacctcacatgGTGATCTGATTATAAATCCCTCACTGGGCAGGTCACGGTGAGTAGTCACACCACAGGCGTAAAACTGCTTTAGTCAAAGGCTTGTCTTTGCCTTAAACAAGCCCTGACCACAGTTTCTGTACATCTAagttaacatacctttgaaatgcccCCTTGCAGGTCCCTACTCCTAAAGTGTGGCCACCCTCAAGAGAgcgcataattttttttttaaattgactttattggggtgacattgcttgaTAACATGACATGGGTTTTAGGTGTGCCGTTGCATCGTACGTCATCTGGACACTGCACTGTGTGTCCCCCACCCCAACTCAAGTCTCCTctcgtcaccatttatcccccttcaccctcctctactcctccacctccccacccccttccctcctgtaatcacactgatgtctgtgtctatgatCTTTTTTAACCTGATCCcagccttgctttctcccaccttctttTAATCTTCCTTACATTCCCTCCCCCCTAATCACagatgcataaaagaaactgcaaactgttGTTCTCTGAAGCGTTTAGCCCGGTCTGTTAGTCTGTTCAGAGCTTGCTTCCAGATCTCTATTTGGTTCAAATATATACCTTTatgttatatagatatatatggtgGGGCAAAGGtgggtttacagttatttgtatggaaaataacataataataaataaataataatacaagaataaactgtgtcccacgtactcacaactggaaacccacttttgccccaccGGGTGTGTATAAATACTGTGTCTTTATTACAGCGTTTGGCTCACaggattatggaggctgagaactCTCACAGTCTGCGCCCAGCCGGCTGGAAAACCCAGAAAGCGGTTTTGTAATTCAGTCTGAGTTGGAAACCTGACAGCCTGGATCGCCAGCCTCCCGGCAGGAGAAGAAGGAAGTCTCAGCTCAGGCGGAGAGTAAATTCGCCCTCCCTCTGCCTTTTTTCCGTTCAGGGCCTCCAGAGGTTGGCCGATGCTCACCCACATTGGTGAGAGCAGTCTTTACTTGCGCCAGgcattcaaatgctaatctcttgtGGAAACGGTCTCACAGGCACactcagaaataatgttttaccagcTAGCTGGGCACCTCTTAGCCCAGTCAAATTGACACATGAAACTATCCGTGTCTCTGGGGCGTAGGGGGCGATTGCTCTCCCAACTCTGAAGCCTCGATCTCACCCACGCGCGTGCACGCTGGCTTGGCGCCCTCTCTTGTGCACAAGGTGGGAAGTGGGGTGGCTGCACGCAGGGGGGGGGGACTTAGGAGTgcgactggggtgggggggggggagactgctGCCGCAATGCGCGCTGCCGCCAGCGCCTGGGAGCCCAGATGGAGAGGGGGCGCAGAGCGCGCAGAGGGCTGTGCATGCGCGCCTCCGCCTGGGGCTATAAAAACCTCATCACCTGCTGCCACTAGAGCATCCAGTTGCGGGAGAAGCCAGTTCGCCCTCTCCAGCGGCATCTCTTCTCGACATGGACTCTGAGACCTGCCCCTGCCCTACtggtgagcccccccccccccatgctgcgGCACGGCGCGCCCCTCGTTGGCAAAGAATTCCATGCCCTACGGCTTCCTTGCGTCAAGGACATTGGGGGAAGGGACCTTTATTCCCCATTTTGAACCTGGTAAAGGTAGGCACGGCTATATCCCAAAGGGCACTGCGATTTGGCAGCCCACCTTCTCCCTGCAGGCCGAGTCCCACCCGAGTTTTACACTTGAACCATTCCTGTGGCTTCTCCTTCTCTAGGTGGATCCTGCACCTGCTCCGGCTCCTGCAAGTGTGAGGGGTGCAAATGCACCTCCTGCAAGAAGAGTGAGTGTGGGaacccctctgcccctgcccctctgctcccccagcCGCCCTGTGCGTAATGCGTAATGGAGAGACCCCGAGGCCCTCCATCTCACCGCTTCTGACTCTCTGGAACAGAAACACCTGGGGAGGCCTTAAGATACCATCGCCCTGGCCCCACCCCCAGTCATGGATCCAGTAGGCCTGCGCAAGAGGTTTTGGAAATTCCCAGAAGATTCTAATGGGCAGCCAGAACTGAGAACTGTTACCCTGGTGGTCCAACCTCTCCCCTTAAAACCTCCTGTGCCCAGGGAAGCCATTCGTGAAGCTGGGGGTTATCTCTGGAATTTGGGTCCCTTGGCCCCTCTCAGGCCTTTGTGAATTCCCCTCAGTTTGACCTTCTGTGGGCTCCCCAGATGCAGAAGCAGTGCAGTGTACACGGGGCGTAGGAGGTGGGAGGAAGGTCCCTTTCCCGTGGAAGACTAGGGGTGGATGACCCCATGGGTctcctggaccccccccccccgcgcctgTACCATCTCTACACCCC contains:
- the MT4 gene encoding metallothionein-4 — translated: MDPRECSCMSGGICICGDDCKCTTCSCKTCRKSCCSCCPPGCAKCARGCICKGGSDKCSCCH
- the MT3 gene encoding metallothionein-3 translates to MLTHIEHPVAGEASSPSPAASLLDMDSETCPCPTGGSCTCSGSCKCEGCKCTSCKKSCCSCCPTDCEKCAKDCVCKDGEGAEAEAQKCSCCQ